A stretch of Komagataella phaffii GS115 chromosome 2, complete sequence DNA encodes these proteins:
- a CDS encoding NAD(+)-dependent glutamate dehydrogenase, degrades glutamate to ammonia and alpha-ketoglutarate, translating to MVDRLQVSNLTLNNNFSSRSFDNLSDDELKKSGYNPLPFEGKLDQIEKVQDALDEAGFIPEPLIESEVRWFYESLGIDDVYFARESVQGIVSHIHALYSAKLESYSRGENENPTLQHKREADDHAVYFDSSDPKSPQFKLINYEERIDDRYLDHGVDSPGYRLESFSSAVGNVRCYFVYKCSFPKAAPAAESESLDLTKISDETFLKICSNHTKRLYSEIINDVAAVDGPIIKHFGIKSTGEHRVIIGYRQNSSPRYNSALTSLCQFYGLKVTRKYVEQFSNGISIISMYITPPDAGDSSFIQFPIDQVVKEASLLYTIPHNIFQEEFAKGELSIQECIYAHCGVIFVTHFLNRLGTEYQSLLEILNPNKNLLHFEILSKIKDRLRTETFTQDYITEVFKKQTPLVKKLYRSFADVHYINSKLEKTLSYKRLEAIEPIKSESDFENLLNHACSQNQRHALILRALFSFNKSILKTNFFLPSKIAISFRLEPSFLPALEYPNKPFGMFFVVGSEFRGFHIRFRDIARGGIRIVKSRSVENYNVNKRNLFDENYNLASTQQRKNKDIPEGGAKGVILLDPQAQERPKECFIKYIDSLMDLLLLDHQDKSNGIVDLYNKPEILFMGPDENSAGYVDWATLHARKRGAPWWKSFFTGKSQTLGGIPHDEYGMTSLSVRAYVNKIYEKLDIKDLSKITKLQTGGPDGDLGSNEIKLSRDESYVAIVDGSGVIVDENGLDKAELLSLATKRKMVDQFDRTKLSPKGYFVSVDDVDFKTPDGKIITNGTVFRNTFHLKIAEVFGKDRLKLFVPCGGRPNSIDANNVHFLIDENTGKSYIPFIVEGANLFISQAAKVQLEKAGTVLFKDASTNKGGVTSSSLEVLAALSFDDEGFLSNMCLDPKTGVKPEFYQEYVKQVQKVIVANAESEFESLWALNKETGKPLSDLSNDLSIAINDLADQLSSSEELWNDDLSFRNAVLQDALPPLLLEKIGIESIVNRVPVNYLKALFATRLASRFVYTRGIDANPARFLEFISSLKREYKSRGL from the coding sequence ATGGTCGACAGACTCCAAGTGTCTAATTTGACACTAAACAACAACTTCAGCTCTCGTTCCTTTGACAATCTTAGCGACGATGAACTCAAGAAATCGGGATACAACCCATTGCCGTTTGAGGGCAAACTGGATCAGATCGAAAAGGTCCAGGACGCTCTAGACGAGGCCGGATTTATCCCAGAACCACTAATCGAGTCCGAAGTTAGATGGTTCTATGAGTCCCTTGGAATAGACGACGTGTACTTCGCAAGGGAGTCCGTTCAAGGTATTGTGTCTCATATCCATGCTTTGTACTCTGCCAAGTTGGAATCTTACTCAAGAGGCGAAAATGAAAACCCTACGTTGCAACACAAGAGAGAGGCTGATGATCACGCTGTCTACTTTGACTCCTCTGATCCGAAGTCCCCTCAGTTCAAACTGATCAACTACGAAGAACGCATTGATGACAGGTATTTGGATCACGGAGTCGACTCCCCTGGTTACAGATTGGAGTCTTTCAGTTCCGCAGTTGGTAATGTTCGTTGCTACTTCGTGTACAAGTGTTCCTTCCCAAAGGCAGCTCCTGCTGCTGAATCTGAGAGCTTAGATCTGACCAAAATCAGTGATGAGACCTTTCTTAAAATCTGCTCCAATCACACCAAGAGGCTCTACTCCGAGATCATCAACGACGTCGCAGCCGTTGACGGTCCAATAATCAAGCATTTTGGAATCAAGTCCACTGGTGAGCATAGAGTTATTATTGGTTACCGCCAGAACAGCTCTCCTCGTTATAACTCTGCCTTAACTAGTTTGTGTCAATTTTACGGACTTAAAGTTACCAGAAAGTACGTTGAGCAATTCAGTAATGGCATTTCCATTATTTCAATGTATATAACCCCTCCAGATGCAGGAGACTCTTCCTTCATTCAATTTCCGATTGACCAAGTTGTTAAGGAAGCTTCTCTTTTGTACACAATCCCTCAcaacattttccaagaGGAGTTTGCTAAAGGTGAGCTGTCAATTCAAGAATGCATCTACGCTCATTGCGGTGTAATCTTTGTTACccatttcttgaacagaCTTGGTACTGAGTACCAGTCTCTTCTGGAAATCTTGAATCCAAACAAGAACTTACTCCACTTTGAGATTCTATCCAAGATTAAGGACAGATTGCGTACGGAGACTTTCACCCAAGACTACATTACTGAGGTCTTCAAGAAGCAGACGCCTTTGGTCAAGAAATTGTACCGTTCTTTTGCCGATGTCCACTACATCAATTCGAAGCTGGAGAAGACATTGTCCTACAAACGTTTGGAAGCCATTGAGCCAATTAAATCTGAGAGCgactttgaaaatctgTTGAATCATGCCTGTTCCCAGAATCAAAGACATGCTCTCATTCTGAGAGCCCTTTTCTCGTTCAATAAGAGTATTCTGAAAACGAATTTCTTCCTTCCTTCGAAGATTGCAATTTCTTTCAGATTGGAACCCTCCTTCCTTCCAGCTCTTGAGTATCCAAATAAGCCGTTTGGAATGTtctttgttgttggatCTGAGTTCAGAGGTTTCCACATCAGATTCAGAGATATTGCAAGAGGTGGTATCAGAATTGTCAAATCACGTTCCGTTGAAAACTATAATGTTAATAAACGTAATCTGTTTGACGAGAACTACAACTTAGCCAGTACACAacagagaaagaacaaagatATCCCCGAGGGCGGGGCTAAAGGTGTTATCCTTTTGGACCCACAGGCTCAAGAGCGTCCAAAAGAATGCTTTATCAAGTATATTGACTCGCTAATGgatttgttgttgttggatcACCAGGACAAATCTAACGGCATCGTTGATCTTTACAACAAGCCCGAAATTTTGTTCATGGGTCCAGATGAAAATAGTGCTGGTTACGTTGATTGGGCCACTTTGCATGCTCGTAAAAGAGGTGCTCCTTGGTGGAAATCATTTTTCACTGGAAAATCTCAAACATTGGGTGGTATACCCCACGACGAATACGGAATGACATCTCTATCTGTTAGAGCTTATGTCAACAAGATCTATGAAAAGCTTGATATTAAAGATTTGTCCAAGATTACTAAATTGCAGACTGGTGGTCCGGATGGTGATCTAGGATCTAACGAGATCAAGCTGTCAAGAGACGAGTCTTATGTTGCGATCGTCGATGGATCTGGTGTCATCGTGGATGAAAACGGTCTTGACAAGGCAGAGCTTCTCTCTCTGGctacaaagagaaagatggTTGACCAATTTGACAGAACCAAACTCTCTCCAAAAGGATACTTTGTATCAGTGGATGATGTTGACTTTAAAACTCCAGATGGAAAGATTATCACCAATGGAACTGTTTTCAGAAACACATTCCATCTTAAGATTGCTGAAGTTTTTGGTAAGGATAGACTGAAGCTGTTTGTTCCATGTGGAGGTAGACCAAACTCCATTGATGCTAACAACGTCCATTTCTTGATTGACGAGAACACTGGTAAGTCTTACATTCCCTTCATTGTGGAAGGTGCCAACTTGTTTATCAGTCAAGCCGCTAAGgttcaacttgaaaaagctggGACTGTTCTGTTTAAGGATGCTTCTACAAACAAAGGTGGTGTCACTTCCTCCTCGCTGGAAGTCTTGGCAGCTTTATCTTTCGATGATGAAGGGTTCTTGTCTAACATGTGCCTAGACCCAAAGACGGGAGTCAAGCCAGAATTTTACCAGGAGTATGTTAAGCAAGTACAGAAAGTCATTGTTGCCAATGCTGAGAGTGAGTTTGAGTCACTGTGGGCTCTGAACAAGGAAACAGGCAAACCACTGTCTGATTTGTCAAACGATCTCTCCATCGCTATCAACGACTTGGCAGATCAACTGTCATCAAGTGAAGAATTGTGGAACGATGATCTGTCATTCAGAAATGCTGTTTTGCAAGATGCATTGCCTCCTCTCTTATTAGAGA